The genome window GCCCTCGCCAAGCCGCCGCCGCCAAGCTTTATGCCGCCGAAATAGCGCACGACCAGCACGGCGCAATCGACCAGCTCCGCGCCTTGCAACACGCGCAGCACCGGCATGCCGGAGGTGCCCGCCGGTTCGCCGTCGTCCTTGCCGCTTTCCTCGATGCGGTCGTCGTCGAGAATCCGTCGATGCGCGGTGACGATGTGGTTGGCCTTGCGGTGTTGCTTGCGCAACTCCTCCAGCCGCCGGTCGAACATCCCGACGGGAACGAGATGCGCCAGAAACCGGGACTTGCGATCTTCCAGAAATCCCTCGTTCTCGCGGGTGATAGTCATCAGGGGCATGGCGCTATTCCGCGCCTTTTGCAGAAGCGGGAAGGGCGGCGGTTCCCTTCGGGGTCAGCGCATAGACACCGCGCTCGACCCGTTCGAACCAGCCATAGTGATCGTCGGCCATCAGCCGTGTCGCGTTGGCAACGCCGGTCGCTTTCGCCACCTCCGCGCCCCGGCTGGGGCCATTGGCGGCAAGATGCGTGGCGCAGCGCAGCGCGTCCTGCCGATAGGCCGTCACGAGCCGGACCCGTGTCGAGCCGCCGGTGTTCGGATCGCCGACCCTTCGGGCAAACTCCCTGAGCAGCCGGTCCTTGCGCGCCATCGACTTGCGCGGGTTGAACGGGCCCGGATCCAGATGCACTTCGACAAGGGCGTCGGCGAGGCGAACCGTGATCAGGCCGAGGCCGAGGCGGCGGGCGAGTTTGAGATTGTTCTTCAGCGCCGCTTGAAATCTTCGGCCCGCCATCCGGGGGACCGCGACATAGACGGCATCGGTGATCGATTGCCGTGCAATCGCCTGATGGAAGAGACCCAGCGTGAACCCTGTCTTCAATTCGACGATCACGGGATCTTCGTCGCCGCGGCAGGCGACGACATCGGCGGCGCCGACTTCGGCCTTCACCTCGTAGCCTTGCGCCGTGAGAAACGCCTTTATCGGAGGGTAGAGCTCTGTTTCCGGAATGCTGGCCATATGTGAACTCGCACCCTAGGCACTCGCCCTGAAGTGCTTCGACAGCTTGAGCGCCTGACCCTGGTAGTTGGAGCCGATGCCCTCGCCATAGAGCGCTTCGGGGCGCTCCAGCATGTGCTCGTAGACCAGCCGGCCGACGGTCTGGCCGTGTTCGACGATGAAGGGCACCTCGTGCGAGCGCACTTCCAGCACCGCGCGCGAGCCGCCGCCCAGCGTCGAGTGGCCAAAGCCCGGATCGAAGAAACCGGCGTAATGCACCCGGAACTCGCCGACGAGCGGATCGAAGGGCACCATTTCGGCGGCAAACAGCGGCGGCACATGCAC of Stappia sp. ES.058 contains these proteins:
- a CDS encoding YigZ family protein; the encoded protein is MPLMTITRENEGFLEDRKSRFLAHLVPVGMFDRRLEELRKQHRKANHIVTAHRRILDDDRIEESGKDDGEPAGTSGMPVLRVLQGAELVDCAVLVVRYFGGIKLGGGGLARAYSGAAQAAIANAELIPFQRFAVKEVSADFASSSELERQVEQLGLSVIARDFTQAGVTLTLEGPEEDLARLET
- a CDS encoding DUF2161 domain-containing phosphodiesterase; translation: MASIPETELYPPIKAFLTAQGYEVKAEVGAADVVACRGDEDPVIVELKTGFTLGLFHQAIARQSITDAVYVAVPRMAGRRFQAALKNNLKLARRLGLGLITVRLADALVEVHLDPGPFNPRKSMARKDRLLREFARRVGDPNTGGSTRVRLVTAYRQDALRCATHLAANGPSRGAEVAKATGVANATRLMADDHYGWFERVERGVYALTPKGTAALPASAKGAE